A genomic segment from Candidatus Poribacteria bacterium encodes:
- a CDS encoding GIY-YIG nuclease family protein, with the protein MVYQDMIPPRKDVRTYRVNFLLWKERWDAYIAPPIPLNWKCVKFEENSAAQIPTEKGVYAFVIEPRLPQFPSHGYVTYIGETGHNSNRNLRKRFRDYLNDKKKPKRNLIHSMLTTWEDYLYFYYVEVDPSQLHIKQLEQRLLDTFTPPYSQEGYSAEIGAAVKLSKV; encoded by the coding sequence ATGGTATATCAAGATATGATACCTCCAAGGAAGGATGTACGAACCTATAGAGTAAATTTTCTTCTCTGGAAAGAACGGTGGGATGCTTACATCGCTCCACCGATTCCATTAAATTGGAAATGTGTAAAATTTGAGGAAAATAGTGCAGCGCAGATTCCGACAGAAAAGGGGGTTTATGCCTTTGTCATTGAGCCAAGACTTCCGCAATTTCCATCACACGGTTATGTGACCTACATCGGAGAAACAGGACATAACAGTAACCGGAACTTACGAAAGAGATTTAGAGATTATCTGAATGACAAAAAGAAGCCAAAAAGAAATCTAATTCACTCCATGTTGACTACATGGGAGGACTACCTATATTTTTACTATGTTGAAGTTGATCCATCTCAACTGCATATAAAACAACTGGAGCAAAGATTGTTGGATACCTTTACACCCCCTTACTCCCAAGAAGGATATTCAGCCGAAATAGGTGCCGCAGTGAAATTATCAAAGGTGTGA
- a CDS encoding TonB-dependent receptor — MILYALFFGLVGLFTALAEEEDTPIQLEKIVVTPGRFTIYDGTSARISLSKEAIERFPLIDNDVMRAGHVFPGVVSSDYSTRFSVRGGEKDDISVRLDGMELYNPYHLQDFGGAVSLIGLELVQNTELLIGGFPAKYGEKMSGVFDITTRTPNTEKFSANFGVDLINATAAFEGPLTQKGSWLLSARRGYIDLILMLMDIDENYKPQYADVYSKLTYQVTPTDTITLNGLYGWDKNRIRVDDVDNNLDSQYDNSTAWVKWRRTFGSSYWTDLFVFTGTSSQDRTTGKADFDNRDFRFFGTKAEFTANLFDKHTFRSGVTWRWLTAQYQYDVRERQAGINVYKPILADIDGSGSEVDLFLQDEWQLHSKLALNVGGRYHYQDYREEGIQRYEVGPRVMLAVKPTQSLTLRGAWGIYHQPVHLMGVPVEDGIETVGRAERAVHHILGVEYTPTNNFLVRVEGYYNTFDNLVGRLREFGRQNQVFDSPESADAKGIDVFMTHAVSNRLTWTLGYAFGIAEEIANGIKRFRQYDRRHSFAVSNSYQFAPTWHLYLSWRFHTGEPRTPLIHRGVGLPSGGITCDRQFGDVHSARMPAYHSLDFRITKRSPYRRWELSWYFQILNLYNHANLDQYAFSEVRDEETNAIIECAIEEEPLFPIVPTLGVTVTF; from the coding sequence TTGATTCTTTATGCTCTGTTTTTTGGGTTAGTGGGTTTGTTTACTGCCTTGGCGGAGGAAGAGGACACACCTATACAATTGGAAAAAATTGTCGTGACCCCCGGTCGATTTACGATTTATGACGGCACCTCGGCGAGAATCTCGCTATCTAAGGAGGCAATTGAGCGTTTTCCATTAATTGACAATGATGTCATGCGCGCGGGGCATGTTTTTCCCGGAGTGGTTTCGAGCGATTATAGCACGCGGTTCAGTGTCCGAGGTGGGGAAAAGGACGATATTTCGGTCAGGTTAGACGGGATGGAGCTTTATAATCCCTATCATCTTCAGGACTTTGGTGGTGCTGTCTCGCTGATAGGTCTGGAACTTGTTCAGAACACTGAATTATTGATAGGTGGATTCCCCGCAAAATATGGAGAGAAGATGTCCGGTGTTTTTGACATCACGACAAGGACACCAAACACTGAAAAATTCTCTGCGAATTTTGGCGTAGACCTAATCAATGCGACTGCCGCCTTTGAGGGACCTCTCACCCAAAAAGGGAGTTGGCTCCTGTCCGCTCGCCGTGGGTATATTGACCTGATTCTTATGCTCATGGATATCGACGAAAACTATAAACCGCAATATGCTGATGTCTATAGCAAATTGACGTATCAGGTGACACCGACAGATACAATTACACTCAATGGATTATACGGTTGGGATAAAAATCGGATTCGTGTGGACGATGTAGACAATAATTTAGATTCCCAATACGACAATTCGACAGCTTGGGTGAAATGGCGGCGGACGTTTGGTAGTTCATATTGGACAGATCTGTTTGTTTTCACTGGGACCTCCAGCCAGGATAGAACGACGGGGAAGGCGGATTTTGATAATCGCGATTTCCGATTTTTCGGTACAAAAGCGGAATTTACGGCAAACCTTTTCGACAAACACACCTTTCGTAGCGGTGTTACATGGCGTTGGTTGACTGCCCAATATCAATACGATGTTCGGGAACGGCAGGCGGGTATAAATGTCTACAAGCCGATTCTTGCCGATATTGATGGCAGTGGAAGTGAAGTAGATCTGTTTCTACAGGATGAGTGGCAGCTGCATTCCAAACTCGCACTCAATGTTGGTGGACGTTACCACTATCAGGATTATCGGGAGGAGGGTATCCAGCGTTATGAGGTCGGTCCGCGAGTTATGCTTGCTGTAAAACCGACACAAAGCCTCACCTTAAGAGGAGCTTGGGGGATTTATCACCAACCTGTTCATCTGATGGGAGTTCCGGTAGAGGATGGCATTGAAACGGTCGGACGAGCAGAGCGAGCCGTGCATCATATCCTCGGCGTTGAGTATACGCCTACCAACAATTTCTTGGTGCGCGTTGAAGGATATTACAACACCTTTGATAATCTTGTCGGACGGCTCCGTGAGTTCGGACGACAGAATCAAGTTTTTGACTCACCTGAATCTGCGGATGCCAAAGGTATTGATGTCTTCATGACGCATGCGGTTTCAAATCGATTGACGTGGACACTCGGCTATGCGTTCGGTATCGCTGAAGAGATCGCTAATGGAATCAAACGCTTCCGCCAGTATGATCGGCGGCATTCTTTCGCAGTCAGTAATAGTTATCAGTTTGCACCGACTTGGCACCTCTATCTCAGTTGGCGTTTCCATACAGGTGAACCGAGAACGCCATTGATTCATAGGGGAGTCGGGTTACCCAGTGGCGGCATCACTTGTGATCGACAGTTTGGTGATGTACACTCAGCGCGGATGCCAGCATATCATAGTCTCGATTTTCGTATTACAAAACGGAGTCCCTATCGACGGTGGGAGTTGTCTTGGTACTTCCAGATTTTGAACTTGTATAACCATGCGAACCTGGATCAGTATGCCTTTAGTGAAGTCCGCGACGAAGAGACGAATGCTATTATTGAGTGTGCTATTGAGGAAGAGCCTCTCTTTCCGATTGTTCCCACACTGGGGGTTACGGTAACTTTCTGA
- a CDS encoding rhodanese-like domain-containing protein, whose translation MNRADLQKTKMFKRIKKALKRSWRQYIRGFRDRKLPKVAPSVAEAILPLESDTYTIAPDQLKDMMDRDARFVLLDVREEWEYQMVHLDGAMWIPFGELPRRCGEITPGIEVIVYCHWGMRSLDAAFLLQQLGFKSAKSLVGGIDRWAQEIDTQMLRY comes from the coding sequence ATGAATCGCGCTGATCTTCAAAAAACTAAAATGTTCAAGCGTATTAAAAAAGCACTCAAGAGAAGCTGGAGACAGTATATTAGAGGTTTTCGGGATCGAAAGCTGCCGAAGGTCGCGCCCAGCGTTGCAGAAGCAATCCTTCCGTTGGAATCGGATACGTATACGATCGCGCCAGATCAGCTCAAAGACATGATGGACAGAGATGCCCGCTTCGTTTTGTTAGACGTTCGGGAGGAGTGGGAATATCAAATGGTTCACCTCGACGGTGCTATGTGGATTCCCTTCGGTGAGCTGCCGAGGCGTTGTGGCGAAATTACACCAGGCATTGAGGTTATCGTTTATTGCCATTGGGGTATGCGGAGCCTTGATGCGGCGTTCCTTTTGCAACAGCTCGGTTTTAAATCGGCAAAGAGTTTAGTCGGTGGTATTGATCGGTGGGCGCAGGAAATTGATACGCAGATGCTGCGATATTAA
- a CDS encoding sigma-54 dependent transcriptional regulator, which produces MASILIVDDDQAQLTILQRILKREGYTVEIVGDSKAALESLEKQMFDLVISDMWMSSRFEGRDLLREIKRTDPDLPVLIMTAYAELNDAVNLVAHEGAFYYLEKPIQIEVLKREVKHALETRGALRSSDGESDDPTPEIQIDEIVGESEKMQELFKNMARILHRGVTQVLITGETGSGKSLIARALHKHGLRENKPFIAVNCGAIPDTLIESELFGHEKGAFTDAAQQKKGLFEVANEGILFLDEIGDLPIQTQSKLLHVLEEREIRRIGGTQSIKVDVCVIAATNKNLVQAVRDDSFRDDLYFRLNVIPLHVPPLRDHPEDIPLLVDFLIQKFSNEYAEAQPKQVTPQAMSALRRYQWPGNIRQLENYLRRIFVLSENEVIDKDELPPEILDTSLPTTDVEFDIPEEGVSLDEIIKEYVCSALAKSNGNQIQAAKLLGISRRKLQHRMQKYELQSQDFKTES; this is translated from the coding sequence ATGGCATCAATACTGATTGTAGACGACGACCAAGCACAACTGACAATTCTACAGCGCATTTTGAAACGTGAGGGGTACACGGTTGAAATCGTTGGAGACAGCAAAGCCGCCCTTGAGAGTTTAGAGAAGCAGATGTTCGACCTCGTTATCAGCGACATGTGGATGTCTTCACGGTTTGAGGGCAGAGACCTGCTTCGTGAAATAAAGCGCACGGATCCAGATCTGCCAGTACTTATCATGACAGCGTATGCGGAGCTGAATGATGCCGTTAATCTTGTCGCACACGAAGGCGCGTTCTACTACCTTGAAAAACCGATCCAAATTGAAGTCCTGAAACGGGAAGTGAAACACGCCTTAGAGACGCGCGGTGCGCTCCGCAGTTCCGATGGTGAAAGCGATGACCCAACACCAGAAATTCAGATTGATGAAATCGTTGGTGAAAGTGAGAAAATGCAGGAGCTTTTCAAAAATATGGCTCGGATTTTGCACCGTGGTGTCACACAAGTTCTCATCACAGGAGAAACCGGTTCTGGAAAAAGTTTAATCGCTCGAGCACTTCATAAACACGGGCTGCGAGAAAACAAACCCTTCATCGCCGTGAACTGCGGTGCCATTCCAGATACCCTCATTGAAAGTGAACTCTTTGGACACGAAAAGGGAGCATTTACAGACGCTGCACAACAGAAAAAGGGACTTTTTGAGGTCGCCAATGAGGGAATACTTTTCCTTGATGAAATCGGTGACCTTCCGATTCAAACACAGAGTAAACTGCTGCACGTCTTAGAGGAACGTGAGATACGCCGAATCGGTGGAACTCAAAGCATAAAAGTGGATGTCTGTGTGATTGCCGCGACAAACAAAAATCTCGTTCAAGCAGTGCGAGACGATTCATTTCGGGACGACCTCTATTTTCGTCTAAACGTTATCCCGCTCCACGTTCCACCACTTCGAGATCATCCAGAAGATATTCCACTGTTGGTAGATTTTCTCATCCAGAAATTCAGCAACGAATATGCAGAGGCACAACCTAAACAGGTCACACCGCAAGCGATGTCCGCACTCAGGCGGTATCAGTGGCCCGGTAATATCCGACAATTGGAAAATTACCTCCGCCGGATATTTGTGCTTTCAGAAAATGAGGTGATTGACAAAGACGAATTGCCGCCAGAAATTTTAGACACTTCGCTCCCTACAACTGATGTCGAGTTCGATATACCGGAAGAAGGGGTTTCCCTTGATGAGATTATCAAGGAATATGTGTGTAGCGCGTTAGCAAAAAGCAACGGGAATCAAATTCAAGCCGCAAAATTGCTTGGGATTTCGCGTCGCAAACTGCAGCACCGGATGCAGAAATATGAACTTCAGAGCCAAGATTTCAAAACAGAATCGTAG
- a CDS encoding ATP-binding protein, whose amino-acid sequence MRLQWKYSLVINLSVIAILVAFYFFDSTRVRNEMNALHALGAERGAELRKIAENTILEAVEMEIEAATVFDAQQLDQVLNKLKREHPDMQNVLNIHVSLNDTRIRSSLLAGKDTGDINLDSADFEQIETKGATIYAVEGQNATAIVIKYIAVLTGPKSIELKPIDFAYEPRLDAGTLPYEVWVRAFGELDAGTLPYEVWVRAFGEEVYVPEDPVITEEKGRRWRMTDQAKGEVYNLWKQDETLWIQKALTGYIQVLFDVPYIGRSIRYSLLMHAILIVIVGALLVILIDLTTNHLIMKPLERMTRIIQSAESGDFSPQEAYSSDEIGKATYNLARMLWQLRDSHSKRIAALGQFAAGVAHEIRNPLNSIGMTAQYLKSVFSQQKVSRDDIEEAKELLEIVDQKITELKQTSEQFLTLNRPRKLNVELVNLNALVEQVLSEFTLIAEEAKVQVIRNYDENLPNVPLDEALMRQTLFNFVQNSIQAMPKGGSIYITTLTEKIERDTRDAVIEIRDTGIGIPEEIQEQIYDAYFTTKDATGGIGLGLAVSHQIITAHKGKIEVRSKMGMGTAFKISLPLSENKLP is encoded by the coding sequence ATGCGACTCCAATGGAAGTATTCCCTTGTTATCAACCTTTCTGTCATAGCGATCCTTGTAGCGTTCTATTTTTTCGATAGCACCCGGGTCCGGAATGAAATGAATGCTCTTCACGCTTTAGGGGCAGAACGTGGTGCTGAACTGCGAAAAATCGCTGAAAACACGATTCTTGAGGCTGTTGAGATGGAAATCGAAGCCGCAACGGTATTTGATGCCCAGCAACTCGATCAAGTGCTGAATAAACTGAAGCGTGAACATCCGGATATGCAAAATGTGCTGAATATCCACGTCTCTTTAAATGATACCCGTATTCGCTCCAGTCTGCTCGCCGGTAAAGATACTGGTGATATAAATCTTGATTCAGCGGACTTTGAACAAATTGAAACGAAAGGCGCGACGATATACGCCGTTGAGGGACAGAACGCAACGGCTATTGTTATTAAATATATTGCCGTTTTGACCGGACCAAAGTCAATTGAGTTGAAGCCAATCGATTTCGCTTATGAACCAAGACTCGATGCTGGAACGCTGCCGTATGAGGTCTGGGTGAGAGCCTTTGGTGAACTCGATGCCGGAACGCTGCCGTATGAGGTCTGGGTGAGAGCCTTTGGTGAAGAGGTCTATGTGCCAGAAGATCCAGTGATAACCGAGGAGAAAGGTAGACGCTGGCGAATGACAGATCAAGCAAAAGGCGAGGTTTATAATTTATGGAAACAAGATGAGACTTTGTGGATTCAAAAAGCATTAACCGGCTACATACAAGTACTTTTCGATGTGCCTTATATCGGCAGGTCAATTCGATATTCATTGCTAATGCACGCAATATTGATCGTCATTGTTGGGGCACTGCTCGTGATTCTGATAGATTTAACCACAAATCACCTAATTATGAAGCCCTTAGAGCGGATGACTCGTATTATTCAGAGCGCAGAAAGTGGGGATTTCTCGCCGCAGGAGGCTTATTCATCAGATGAGATCGGAAAGGCAACCTACAATCTTGCCCGGATGCTGTGGCAACTACGGGACTCTCATTCAAAACGGATTGCTGCTTTAGGGCAATTTGCCGCTGGTGTGGCACACGAAATTCGGAACCCGCTTAATTCCATCGGGATGACTGCTCAGTACCTGAAATCTGTTTTCTCGCAACAAAAGGTGAGCCGAGACGATATAGAGGAGGCGAAAGAACTTTTAGAGATCGTCGACCAAAAAATAACGGAGTTGAAGCAGACTTCAGAGCAATTCCTTACTTTAAATCGACCGAGAAAATTAAATGTAGAACTGGTGAACCTTAATGCTCTTGTAGAACAAGTTTTATCGGAATTCACACTCATCGCTGAAGAAGCCAAAGTGCAAGTTATCAGAAACTACGATGAAAATCTACCGAATGTCCCATTAGATGAAGCCTTAATGCGGCAGACGCTCTTTAACTTTGTGCAAAACAGTATCCAAGCGATGCCGAAAGGGGGTAGCATCTACATAACCACCCTGACTGAAAAAATAGAGCGAGACACCAGAGATGCAGTGATCGAAATCCGAGACACTGGCATTGGTATCCCAGAAGAAATTCAAGAACAGATTTACGATGCATATTTTACAACGAAGGACGCTACTGGAGGCATAGGACTGGGACTTGCCGTTTCACACCAAATCATCACTGCCCATAAAGGCAAAATTGAAGTCCGAAGCAAAATGGGAATGGGAACCGCTTTCAAAATCAGTCTCCCACTGAGTGAGAATAAACTCCCATAA
- the glpK gene encoding glycerol kinase GlpK — protein sequence MSNTACILSIDQGTTGTTALLVDVQGNIIAQGYQEFTQYYPQPGWVEHDPEEIWNATLQAIDALFAEENALNIVAIGITNQRETTLVWDRQTGKPIHPAIVWQCRRTADRCALLEKEGAAEEIKAKTGLVIDAYFSGTKIAWILDHVSGARERAERGELAFGTVDTWLLWKLTDGTVHKTDYTNASRTLLFNINTLSWDETLLEIFNVPKTMLPEVCPSASNFGTANFYRNFWLETFGKNISLDGIPIAGIAGDQQAALFGQLCTEPGMAKNTYGTGCFLMLNTGAEKVTTKTGLLTTLACSLDENPVYALEGSVFVAGAAVQWLRDGIQIIDTAGETEEIAASTPDSGGVFVVPAFTGLGAPHWDAEARGAILGLTRGSTREQIVRATLESIAYQSADVVSAMLTDAEMTLDGLRVDGGAAANNFLMQFQADILGINVERPAQIESTGLGAAYLAGITTGMWNDIEEIETNRSKQETLDGAPLKSHVFSPQIDAKQRNEKLAQWKKAVQRVMS from the coding sequence ATGTCGAATACCGCTTGTATCCTTTCAATCGATCAGGGCACAACAGGAACTACTGCCCTCCTCGTTGATGTACAAGGCAACATTATCGCACAAGGGTACCAAGAATTCACCCAATACTATCCGCAGCCCGGTTGGGTAGAACACGATCCAGAGGAAATCTGGAACGCCACCTTACAAGCAATAGACGCACTTTTTGCAGAAGAAAACGCACTGAATATCGTTGCCATCGGAATTACAAATCAACGCGAGACCACCCTTGTTTGGGATAGGCAAACAGGAAAACCGATCCATCCTGCAATTGTGTGGCAGTGTCGCCGCACCGCAGACAGATGCGCCCTCCTTGAAAAAGAAGGGGCTGCCGAAGAGATAAAAGCGAAAACAGGGCTCGTAATTGATGCCTACTTTTCTGGAACAAAGATCGCGTGGATTCTCGATCATGTTAGCGGTGCTCGGGAACGTGCAGAACGCGGGGAACTCGCATTTGGTACCGTAGACACATGGCTGCTTTGGAAATTAACAGATGGCACAGTACATAAAACCGATTATACAAACGCATCGCGTACGCTGCTCTTTAATATCAATACGCTTTCATGGGACGAAACCCTTCTGGAAATATTCAACGTTCCAAAAACTATGTTGCCTGAGGTTTGTCCCTCTGCGAGCAACTTCGGAACAGCGAATTTCTATCGCAACTTTTGGCTTGAAACCTTCGGTAAAAATATATCTTTAGATGGGATTCCTATCGCTGGCATTGCAGGGGATCAACAAGCGGCACTCTTCGGTCAATTGTGCACCGAACCCGGCATGGCGAAAAACACCTATGGCACAGGATGTTTCCTCATGCTAAACACAGGTGCCGAAAAAGTAACAACAAAAACGGGGTTACTGACAACGCTTGCCTGTAGTTTAGATGAGAATCCTGTTTACGCGTTGGAGGGGAGTGTATTCGTTGCCGGTGCTGCTGTCCAGTGGCTCCGAGATGGTATCCAAATCATTGATACTGCGGGGGAAACGGAAGAAATTGCCGCCAGTACACCAGATTCAGGTGGTGTCTTTGTTGTACCTGCCTTCACTGGACTCGGCGCACCGCACTGGGACGCTGAGGCGCGCGGTGCCATTCTCGGTTTAACGCGAGGAAGCACCCGTGAACAAATCGTCCGCGCCACTTTAGAGTCAATCGCGTATCAATCCGCCGATGTTGTCAGTGCGATGTTAACCGATGCAGAGATGACACTCGACGGATTACGTGTTGACGGTGGGGCAGCTGCGAACAACTTCCTTATGCAATTCCAAGCGGACATCCTCGGAATAAATGTAGAACGTCCAGCGCAGATAGAATCAACAGGACTGGGTGCTGCATATCTTGCGGGTATTACAACTGGCATGTGGAACGACATTGAAGAAATAGAAACCAACCGATCCAAGCAAGAAACACTTGATGGTGCCCCTCTTAAAAGTCATGTATTTTCACCACAGATAGACGCAAAGCAACGCAACGAAAAACTCGCGCAGTGGAAAAAGGCAGTCCAACGGGTTATGAGTTAA
- the bioA gene encoding adenosylmethionine--8-amino-7-oxononanoate transaminase has product MVDKETLVAWDKRYLWHPFTQMQDWLTQDPVIIERGEGCYLIDIDGNRYIDGIASMWTNIHGHNHPELNTALKTQLDKIAHTTLLGYSNIPAIQLAQKLVEITPTGLNKVFYSDNGSTAVEVALKIAYQYWQHKGESQRKLFIHFDNAYHGDTIGAMSVGGIDSFHNTFDSLLFKGIRVSAPEAYRSSHIANVSSNDSKVKTHWLDAVERALSEHAGQIAGIILEPLIRGAGGMLISPKGFLKELAALAKQWETLLIVDEVMTGFGRTGKMWACEHENVTPDLLCTAKGLAAGYLPLAATLTTDDIYNAFLGEYRDLKTFFHGHTFTGNPLACAVALENISIFERENLLSRLQPTIEHFRNRLQAFHELPYVGDVRVCGLAAGVELMEDPDTGTPYPFEEKMGIRVCKEALTRGAILRPLVNTIVLMPSLQISISELDALLDILYTSIETGTKK; this is encoded by the coding sequence ATGGTTGATAAAGAAACGCTTGTCGCTTGGGATAAGCGTTACCTCTGGCATCCGTTCACACAGATGCAAGATTGGCTGACGCAGGATCCAGTCATCATTGAACGTGGCGAGGGGTGTTATCTCATCGATATTGATGGAAACCGATATATTGATGGCATCGCTTCCATGTGGACAAACATTCACGGACATAACCATCCCGAATTGAACACCGCGCTCAAGACGCAGCTGGATAAAATCGCACACACCACACTGCTTGGATATAGCAACATCCCCGCGATTCAACTCGCACAAAAACTGGTGGAAATCACGCCAACTGGACTGAATAAGGTATTTTACTCCGATAACGGTTCAACCGCTGTTGAAGTCGCTTTGAAGATAGCGTATCAGTACTGGCAACATAAGGGCGAGTCACAACGCAAACTATTTATCCATTTTGATAACGCGTACCACGGGGACACGATAGGTGCGATGAGTGTAGGCGGCATCGACAGTTTCCACAATACCTTTGATTCCCTCCTTTTCAAAGGTATTCGTGTATCCGCTCCCGAAGCCTACCGTTCTTCTCATATTGCAAACGTATCCAGTAACGATTCCAAAGTTAAAACCCATTGGTTGGATGCTGTCGAACGTGCGCTTTCTGAGCATGCAGGACAGATCGCGGGTATTATTTTGGAGCCGCTTATTCGGGGGGCAGGCGGTATGCTCATTTCGCCAAAAGGGTTTTTAAAGGAACTCGCTGCATTGGCAAAACAGTGGGAAACACTTCTCATCGTCGATGAAGTGATGACGGGGTTTGGTCGTACGGGTAAAATGTGGGCATGCGAACATGAGAACGTTACGCCCGATCTCTTATGCACCGCAAAGGGGCTCGCCGCGGGCTACCTTCCCCTCGCAGCGACGTTAACGACGGATGACATCTATAACGCTTTCCTCGGTGAATATAGAGACCTCAAGACTTTTTTCCACGGTCACACGTTCACCGGAAACCCATTAGCGTGTGCTGTCGCACTGGAAAATATCTCTATTTTCGAGCGTGAGAATCTCCTTTCCAGACTCCAACCTACGATTGAACATTTCAGAAACAGACTCCAAGCATTCCATGAACTCCCATACGTCGGTGATGTGCGCGTGTGTGGACTTGCTGCTGGCGTGGAATTAATGGAAGATCCAGATACCGGTACACCTTACCCCTTTGAAGAGAAGATGGGTATTCGGGTTTGTAAAGAGGCACTCACCCGCGGAGCGATACTCAGACCGCTTGTCAATACCATTGTCCTAATGCCATCGTTGCAAATTTCGATTTCAGAATTAGATGCTCTATTGGACATCCTTTATACCTCAATTGAGACAGGCACAAAAAAATAG
- the truD gene encoding tRNA pseudouridine(13) synthase TruD, which translates to MFKEPEDFIVEELPLYEPSQVGTHTFFAVRKRNLTTLEAINRIARDLQAQSRQFGYAGLKDKNAVTTQILSVEGVAPERVLKVQQPDIEVLWAERHTHKLRVGHLRGNRFEITLRDIPHDALSFVERVMTRLATAGVPNRFGAQRFGNKNDSHLIGKALVKAEWETVVRYMITDETLEIDDMARRMQRELARKPVERVVFSIPHRLRKLFLSAYQAYFFNRVLERRASGLGKLLEGDIAVKHDNGAPFLVADVAVEQPRADAFEISPSGPIFGYKMRLPTGDVLTLETSLLADEGVHLKDFRKVVGIRLPGTRRPLRMPMQLHEVSAVHGKGVRLSFTLPAGGYATVVLEELLSNM; encoded by the coding sequence ATGTTCAAAGAACCCGAAGATTTTATTGTTGAAGAATTGCCACTTTATGAACCCTCTCAGGTAGGAACACATACGTTTTTTGCGGTTCGGAAACGCAATTTGACGACGCTGGAAGCGATTAACAGAATCGCACGGGACTTACAGGCACAGAGTCGGCAGTTCGGTTATGCGGGGTTGAAAGATAAAAATGCGGTCACAACACAGATATTGTCTGTTGAAGGCGTAGCACCGGAACGGGTTCTGAAGGTTCAACAACCGGATATTGAGGTCCTATGGGCGGAACGACACACGCATAAATTGCGAGTGGGACACCTCCGCGGCAATCGGTTTGAGATAACCCTCCGTGATATTCCGCACGATGCCTTGTCCTTTGTCGAAAGGGTAATGACACGGTTGGCGACTGCAGGTGTGCCGAATCGCTTCGGCGCGCAACGGTTTGGGAATAAAAACGATTCACATCTGATCGGGAAGGCGTTGGTGAAGGCGGAGTGGGAGACAGTTGTACGTTATATGATCACAGATGAAACGTTAGAGATTGATGATATGGCACGACGCATGCAACGGGAACTGGCACGGAAACCCGTCGAAAGAGTAGTGTTCTCTATTCCACATCGACTTCGGAAATTGTTTTTGTCGGCGTATCAGGCGTATTTCTTTAACCGCGTCTTGGAGCGGCGGGCATCCGGTTTAGGCAAACTCCTTGAGGGGGACATTGCCGTGAAGCATGATAACGGTGCTCCCTTTCTCGTTGCGGATGTTGCCGTTGAGCAACCGCGGGCGGATGCCTTTGAAATTAGTCCTTCGGGTCCGATTTTCGGATATAAGATGCGCCTGCCGACTGGCGATGTGCTCACCTTGGAGACATCGCTCCTGGCAGATGAAGGGGTTCACCTTAAAGACTTTCGTAAGGTTGTCGGTATTCGGTTACCGGGAACACGTAGACCTTTGCGAATGCCGATGCAGTTGCACGAAGTGTCTGCTGTTCATGGTAAAGGAGTACGTCTTAGTTTCACGCTGCCCGCGGGTGGGTATGCGACGGTGGTATTGGAGGAACTTTTGTCTAATATGTAG